From the genome of Alkalimarinus coralli:
AGTTGAGGTTATCGAGATACGCCTGACTCAGTTCACCTTCAAAGTGAATCCAAAAGATAGTCCATGGATTATCATCATTGGCCGCGTAGGAGTGAAGACTATCTTTCGGCAACAGAACCAAACTGCCTTTGCGTACCCGATGATGGCGTCCCTCCACCATCAAGTCAGCCTCTCCATCGATACAGTAAATTAACAGGTGGTCATCGTGGTGCTCATTGCGCTGCATGTTGTGCCCTACCGCCTTTGGGTAGTAGCCAAACCTTAGTGGGTAGAGGTCTTTGCACAGCACATTTCCTGTGAACAGCGTCACAATAAAGTCCGGTACAAAAAAACGAACACCGTCAACCGGGAGCGGCCAATCAGAGGTTAAAGACATACGACAGCCTGATATACCAATAAATACGACGAAATAATGAGTTTTCAAAACCTATACTGAGAACAATATAGTCCATCAATACAGCAATTTAGTCAATCCAGAGTCTCGCACGGTTCGGTTTACAATCTTCTCATCGCTGCTAATCAGGGTTCGATCAAGAAATTAACTGGCTTGGGATACTGGCTTAAATATGAGCCACCCTACCTAAGCAAACCGGCACACAGACATCCAAATAAAAACAATAGTCTAGGTGCAGTAAACACAGATAAAAAAATAAAAATAAGTGAATAAAAATAACAACGATGTGGAAGGGTGGAATCGTTACTGATTAGCAGTTTTGTTCTTTCTTTGGTCGTCTTGGCTGATGAGTATCCTTACTATAAAACCATTCCGATCTAACGCTTTCCTGGCCCTTTCAGGAAATGAACGATCATCACTACCTCTTCCACTATTTAGACATACATCTATCCGGCCTAGCGCTAACCTATTGAGCAACAGGGCCTCAAGCACCAAAGCAGCAACCTTGATTTAAACGTGTTGTTAGGTGATCAACGCTCAAATTAGCACCACCTTGCGTCGCATAGGCCGGGTAAACAGCGACTATACTTATAAATAGCCGTTTATGCCCCACACCACCGGTCAGAAGGAACGAGACAATGCACAGTACACTACCTTTATATATCAATGGCGAGTTTACTCCCAGTAAAGCCGAACGCACGATTCCAGTCACCAATCCCGCCACACAGCTCACATTAACCAACGCCCCTTGTGCAACTAACCAGGAAGTTGAGCGGGCAATTGGCAGCGCCAAAGCCGCATTTGCCAGCTGGAAAGAGACACCCTCTCCCGAGCGCGCCAGGTTAATGCTGCGATATCAGCAGCTCTTGAAAGAGCATCATGATGAGCTTGCAGAGATACTCAGTCAGGAGACCGGAAAAGTCTTTGCTGACGCCAAAGGGGATGTATGGCGAGGAATCGAGGTCGTAGAGCAGGCCTGCAATATATCGTCATTGATGATGGGAGAAACCGCAGAGAATGTCGCGCGCGATATCGACACCTATAGTTATATTCAACCGCTCGGTGTGTGCGCGGGCATTACCCCGTTTAACTTTCCGGCAATGATCCCTCTATGGATGTTTCCTTTGGCGATAGCCTGTGGCAATACGTTTGTTCTGAAACCATCAGAACAAGACCCGATGACCCCAATGCGGCTGGCCGAACTATTTGATGAAGCCGGATTTCCCAAAGGGTTGTTGCAGGTGGTTCATGGCGATAAAGAACAGGTTGACCAAATCATTAATCACCCGGATATTAAAGCCATTTCATTCGTAGGCTCTGCACACGTTGGCCAGCATATCTACCGCACAGGCACCCACAACCTTAAACGCGTGCAATGCATGACCGGCGCAAAAAATCATATGGTGGTTATGCCTGATGCGAATAAACAACAAGTCATTAACCACCTGGTTGGGGCCTCAGTCGGGGCAGCAGGGCAACGCTGTATGGCCATCAGTGTTGCCGTCTTTGTTGGTGAAAGCAAAGCCTGGATACCTGAAATCAAAGCAGCCATTGCCAATGTCAAACCGGGGCTTTGGAACGACGAAGATGCAGGTTTCGGCCCAGTGATCAGTCCACAAGCCAAAAGCCGTATCCTCAGCCTAATCGAGCAAGGTAGAAAAGAAGGCGCAAACTGCGAACTTGATGGCTCTTCATTTACACTTCCCGAGTACCCGGAAGGCAACTGGGTCGGGCCTACCCTGTTCAGCGGTGTAACCCCAGATATGACCATCTATAAGGAAGAAATATTCGGCCCTGTACTGCTCACCATGGAGTCCGAGTCACTGGAAAATGCGGTAACACTGGTCAACCAGAACCCCTACGGTAACGGCACCTCCATTTTTACAGAATCTGGCTCCGCTGCCCGCTATTTCCAGCACAATATCGAAGTGGGCCAAGTTGGCATCAACGTGCCTATTCCCGTGCCACTGCCGTTCTTTTCTTTCACTGGCTGGAAAAACTCCTTTTACGGCGACCACCATGCGTATGGAAAACAAGGCGTGCGTTTTTATACTGAAACCAAAACCGTCACCTCACGCTGGTTTGATGAAGACGCACTTCACGGGCCAAATATGACCATTACACTTAAATAGACAGAACGCTTAAATAAACACCATGCTTAAGTAAAAACTGTGCATAAATAAACAAAGAAGAGACATCGAGTTAAAAATATGGACTTTAACCTAAGCGATGAACAAAAAGCCTACCAGCAATCTGCCCGGGCATTTGCGGAGAAAGAACTCGCGCCCAATGCGGCCCGCTGGGATGAAGAATCAATATTTCCCATCGACGTGATTAAACGAGCCGGTAAAACCGGGTTTTGCAGCCTCTACACCCCCATAGAACTGGGTGGCATGGGGCTTGGGCGACTTGATTCCTGCCTCATTTTGGAAGCTCTGGCTAAAGGTTGCACCTCAACAACCGCGTACTTCACCATCCACAACATGGCGACATGGATGATCGCCAGTTTTGGCGATGAAAGGCTGCGCAATGAGTGGTGCCCTAAATTGGTCACGGGTGACCTGCTCGCCTCGTATTGCCTGACCGAACCCAATGCGGGGTCTGATGCGGCATCACTCAAAACAACGGCCCGCCGAGAGGGCGAGCATTATGTGATTAATGGCAGCAAGATGTTTATCTCCGGGGCTGGCGCAACCGATGTATTAGTGCTGATGGCACGCACAGGTGGGGAAGGTGCCAAGGGCATATCAAGCTTCGTTATTCCAGCGGATCTGGAAGGTATTAGTTATGGGCGAAAAGAGAGCAAAATGGGTTGGAATAGTCAGCCTACCCGAGCGATTACGCTGCAAGACGTCAAAGTACCCGCTGAGAACCTGTTAGGCCGTGAAGGCGAAGGGTTCAAAATTGCCATGAAAGGCCTAGATGGTGGGCGAATAAATATCGCAACCTGCTCGCTAGGCACTGCCCAGGCAGCCCTCGAACAGGCTCAACGTTACCTTCACGAGCGGCAGCAGTTTGGCAGGCCACTGGCTGACTTCCAAGCACTGCAGTTTAAGCTTGCCGATATGGCAACAGAGCTTGTCGCAGCAAGACAAATGGTGCACCTTGCCGCCTGGAAACTCGACCAATGTGACCCGGAAGCCGGTGTATATAGCGCGATGGCAAAACGTTTCGCGACTGACGTCGGCTTTAAGGTATGTAATGAAGCACTGCAAATACACGGGGGCTACGGTTACATTCGTGAATACCCGTTAGAGCGACATGTACGCGACAGCCGGGTGCACCAAATACTGGAAGGCACCAACGAGATTATGCGCGTCATCATTGCCCGGCGTTTGTTAATGGAAGGGGCAACAGACGTAATTAAATAACGATAAAACGTATATATCGCAATTAATCAGACAGCAAAAGCAGGTCAATAGAACATGACACCCGAAACATCAAAATTACGCCTTGAAATTATCGACCACACTGCGGTTATTACTATCAACAATCCACCGGCCAACACCTGGGATGGCGAGAGCCTTACAGCGCTTAAGACGCTCATACTTAACCTCAATGATGACAGCACTATCTATAGTCTGATCATCACTGGGCAAGGCGAAAAGTTCTTTTCGGCAGGGGCTGACCTCAATCTGTTTGCAGATGGCGATAAAGGTAACGCCAAACACATGGCAGAGGTTTTCGGCGAAGCATTTGAAACACTCAGTCAATTCCGTGGCGTATCCATCGCGGCTATTAACGGCTTTGCTATGGGCGGGGGGCTTGAATGCGCCTTGGCCTGTGATATTCGCATTGCCGAAACACAAGCAAAAATGGCGTTACCCGAAGCAACGGTTGGCTTGCTGCCTTGTGCTGGAGGAACTCAAAACCTGCCTTGGTTAGTCGGTGAAGGCTGGGCTAAGCGAATGATTCTGTGCGGTGAACGCGTTAACGCAGAAAAAGCACTAGCCATTGGTCTGGTAGAGGACGTGGTTGAAACCGGGTACGCTTTCGAGGCTGCACTTAAGCTCGCACAATCAGTGGCGAAACAAAGCCCCTCTTCGGTAGCCGCATGTAAAAAGCTGGTGCAAGCTGCGCGTAGCAACCCCATGCAACAAGCGTTACCAGAAGAGCGCTCACTGTTTGTTGGGCTATTTGATACTGAAGACCAGCGCGAAGGCGTTAATGCATTCTTGGAAAAGCGCCCTCCCGCGTGGAAAAACAAGTAAAAGATTAGATAACATGAGACCTTTGAACTACGTTACGAGCGAAGCAAAGACAATACAAAAAATGAGCATTTTGAGTCATTTTTAAACGTTTTATTTTCGAGCGTAATAGTAATAGTGGTAGTGCAAGGGTCTTAATACTAAGGAAGTCCGGAACGCTATGAACCAGTCATCACCAGTTATTTTTGAAGAGCAAGACGCACTCAATGGCTACGCAATCGGCGTTGCAACACTGAACGCCGAAAAGTCACTCAATGCACTTTCACTCGACATGATAGACCTTCTCACCAATCAGTTAATGGAGTGGTCCATTGATGATAAATTGGCCTGCGTTGTTCTACGGGGAGCGGGAGACAAGGCCTTCTGTGCCGGTGGTGATATCATTCGGCTTTATGAGTCAATGCAGCAAAACCCCAATGGGCCGAACCCGTACGCTGAGAACTTCTTTACCCGTGAGTACCACTTAGACTACCTGATTCATACCTACCCCAAACCGGTTATCTGCCTTGGTCAAGGTATCGTGATGGGTGGAGGGCTCGGGCTATTCGCCGGAGCCAGTCATCGAGTTGTGACCGAGCACTCTCGAATTGCCATGCCGGAGATCACCATCGGGTTATTCCCCGACGTAGGCGGCACCTGGTTTCTCAATAAAATGCCGGATAACTGCGGGCTTTATCTAGGGCTAACCGGTTCATCCATTAACGCGACCGATGCGCTCTATTTGAAGTTAGCCACCCACTTTATCTCGTCTGATAGCCGAAGTTCTCTGCTGCGACAGTTAAAAAGCGCAGACTGGAGCAACAGTCAGCAAAGCAACAACAGCATCGTCGACAATATTCTTAATACACTGTCAGACAACACCGAGGCCATTAGACCACCGGCTCAGGTTGAAGCGCACCTGGAAATTATCAAACAGGTGACTTCCCACTCGTCATTGGCAGAGATTGTGTCCGCCATCACTACGCTGGAAACAGATGACAAATGGCTCATTAAGGGCATTTCGGCCCTTAAAAACGGTTGCCCGACAACCGCCAGAATTGTTTATCACCAGATAACTGAAGGGCACGCTCTATCACTAAAAGAAGTGTTCCAGTCAGAGCTTACAACCGCAATACAGTGCACTCGGCATCCTGATTTTGCCGAAGGTATACGAGCGCTATTAGTTGACAAAGATAATTCACCCCAATGGTTTTTTAGCGATGTAGCCAGCGTGACAGACGAATGGCTGAATGAGCACCTGACGTCCCCCTGGCAGGACAATCAACACCCGCTAAAAAACCTTTAAGGTGCAATAAATAACAGTTAATAAAACCCTGAAAGGAAAACAACAATGAAAACAATCGGTTTTATTGGTTTAGGGCACATGGGCGGCCCGATGGCCCTTAATCTGGTCAAAGCCGGGTACAACCTAAAGGTGTTTGATTTAGTCCCTGCGGCGCTTAAAGCCCTGGTCGATGCAGGTGCCACAGCAACGCCATCTGCGATGGACGCAGCAAATGATGTCGATGTACTCATTACCATGCTGCCCTCAAGCCCACATGTTAAACAACTCTATATTGGAGACGGTGCGCTGCTGCAAAACATCTCTGGACGACCGCTGATTATTGACTGCAGCACCATTGCCCCTGACGTTGCCAAAGAGGTCGCAGCAGCGGCCCAGCGAAGAGGGCTTGAAATGCTTGATGCCCCTGTGTCAGGAGGCGTCGCTGGCGCCGAAGCAGGCACGCTGACCTTTATTGTAGGAGGCAGCGCTGAAGCCCTGAACCACGGCAAGCCGCTGTTTGATGTGATGGGCAAAAACACCTTCCACGCAGGTGATCACGGCGCTGGACAAGTCGCTAAAATATGCAACAACATGCTGCTCGCCATTCAAATGATTGGCACCGCAGAAGCACTTCAACTAGGGGTTAACAACGGCCTTGATCCATCAGTGCTATCAGGCATTATGAACAAAAGTTCAGGCAATAACTGGCCGTTGGAAGTCTATAACCCCTACCCTGGCGTAATGGAAAATGTTCCTGCTTCGAGAGATTATGAAGGCGGTTTTTTAGTGGATTTGATGAATAAAGATTTGGGACTGGCAACAGAAGCCATGCTCTCGTCCAAATCCTCTACTCCGATGGGCTCGCTGGCCAAAAGCCTCTATGCACTTCATTCATCTCAGGGCAATGGGGCGCTGGATTTTTCGAGCATTCAGAAACTGTATAAGCCATAAACGCAAAAAGGCGCTGCAATCCTTGCAGCGCCTTACTTGTTTGGTGCGTCCTTTACCATTCCTTAGGTAACCTGCCGTCCTTGTTTACTTCCGTGTCCGCATCCATACGTTGCTATGTCGTCCTGACGAAAAGAATAATACGAAAACGCTTCGTTGATAGATATAGCCAATCTCTCAAAGTTCTGTGCGATATCTCTCACACGACTGGAGTAAAGGCTCTAGATGCTCAAGATCGTGCGCGCAAAAATACCGTATGTCAGTTAACTACATTAAAACTAGCAGATACCAGCTCATCACCTCGACTGGTAGTAACTTTCACTCGCCAGTCTCCAGTCATGTGCCGATCAATAAACTTACTGGAAGAGGCCGAGGTTTTATCATTTTTCACCTTAATCTTAACTCGGGCCATCTTCTTACCCGAAAGATACCAATCGTGATACAGCGTTTCGCCCTTAAGCCCTTCCATACCGGTAAACAAGTAAACCCTGATTAGTTTATCTTCATTCATTGGAATAACAGACCCTAGCTTGTCAACCGGCTCACTGTTTTTAACGCGATGGGTTAATTGGGCTTTTACAATGCGAGACGACTCGATGGTAACAGGGTCAGGCGAATTTATAGCCGCCCCTTGTTCGGGTTTCGCTAAACGACTCCCCTGATCGACTAACACCGCTTTCTCAGCTGAGGTCTTACGTTTGATTTGAGCAGTGCCCGCACCGACTGGCGTAACGTCCGATTTTTTAGATTCAGCCGCCTTACTAATGTCCTCTAATGCCGTATTATGAGCAGCTTCGCTTTTCGTGCTACGTACACTCTCAGAACTCTCAGAACTCTCCACACTCTCAGCACCCTTAGAACTCGCAGCAACAGTATTTCCTTCAACAGCCTTGCCGCTAGCATCAATAGTCTCTTGTTCGTTTTCAGGTGCAGCTTCTAATACGAGGGCTTGGCTATCCAAATCAGAATTTATAACAGCGCCAGAGTCCGTGAAAGAATCTGTATCTACCTTGGTAGAACTGGTTTTTGAGAATAGCTGCCAGCCACCCCAAATCACGACAGCCATCAGAGCCAGCGCCAAAACAGAGACAGCCACGACTCTATCCCAGCGTATAATGGTTTCTTCATTTACTTCATAGGTGTCGTCGTTTTCATTGTCCTGAAGATTATTAATTCGAATGACCAATTTCTTTGACATAGTATTCTGTTCAGTTTTTAGCAAATAAATAGATGAGGTGGGCTGCGGCTCATATCGCAAAGAGCAATAGCTGTAGCCACAATCGATTCCAGTGGCGGCATTATACGGGTGAATAAGACCAAGAGATAGCGGCCAAGGTTTTCTGTTAAAGGCCCGAAGAGGTGTTTGCCGTACAGGCTACCTCCTCAGTTTCTTCTCAATACAGACTAGTCGCCAACTGACAGATTACGATGTCGCACCAGATTGAATCAGTAGCATCTCAAGATCGGCCAGGCCTTTCTCCTGTGCGATCTTTAATGCCGTGTTGCCATGTTCATCGGCGTAATTAACATCAGCACCCGCAGCAATAACCACCTGCGCCAGCAACAGGTCATTGTTCTTAACAATATGCATCAATAAAGACTTTCCTTCAGGCGTAACATTCACATCTGCTCCGGCTTTCAGTAGCGCCTTAACTGTCGTCAAATGCCCTTTATAGCTGGCATAAGCGATAGCCGTCTCACCCTGGGCATCAGCGTAATTAACATCTGCCCCTGCTGCCAACAGTGCTTTTACCAACCGGTTATCGGCTCTATCTGCCGCCACCATTAATAGCGACGCGTCTCCGTCTGTAAAACCTTTATTTGGATCAGCGCCCACACTCATCAGGTACAATGCTGGAATCTGCTGGTTTTTTTCAATGGCATAACTGAGAGCGGTGCCTTCTGGGGTCAGGGTGTTTACATTTGCCCCTTGCTCTACCAAGTCCTTCAATTCAGACAAGTCACCTTCAGCAGCTGAAAGCATTAAGGCCGTCGGCTCATTCGCAGTGGCAGGTTGGCTCTGACTGGTAACTGATGCGTCTGCGGACGCTGCGTCACTTTGGTTATCGGCATCTTGACCGCCAGATAGCATGCCACACCCTGTCAGGCTGAATGAAAGCAGTGCGGTTATTACAATGGCTGTTGTTATTCTGTTCTTCATATTTCTCATCCGTGATGATTATAGTAATCGTCAGTGCCCATTCTTCCCCAAATAGCCCAAATGGTAAAGTCTATTGGTCACAGTTCTGTCATTTTCTGCGCTATATTGCATATCCAGTGACGGGATATCACCAATATGGCGTACAATATATGCCCCTGACACCAACAAGAGAAAAACGGATACATGCAACTTACTAATGAGCAGGAAGCCATCATCCAAACAGGCTTCGAACATTGCGTTATTACGGCAGTTGCAGGCAGTGGCAAAACAACAACCCTCGCGCACCGGATTAAACACCTGTTAAATGAGGGGCATGATCCGCAGCGCCTACTTATTTTGATGTTTAACCGCAGCGCCAGGGAAGACTTCGCCAAAAAGCTAAGCCGGGTCATTGATAGTCCACAGGTAAGTCTTCCTGAAATACGCACCTACCACTCAATGGGTTACCGGCTTTATAGACGATTCATTAGCGAAGGCTACCTTTCTCCCATCCAGCCTGATGTATTGCAAGAGCATGAAATTCACTATCAAGTCTGGCGCTTAATTACCCAGCTTGCGCCGCAATCCTTGCAAGACGAGATTAAACGCAGCAAAAAAGAGCATGTAGAGACCGCCTCCAACTATATTGACCTGGTAAAGTCGACGCTATCATCTGCGGAAGTCGTATTTGAAGAGCTTGAAATAGCCGATAAGTACCGCTATCTGATAGAGCTATTTGACCGCTTCGAGCAATGGCGCAAGCAAGAACGAAGAATCTCGTATGCTGATATGCTCTATGAACCGGTGATGGCTATTCATCAAAATCCAGCCTTACAAAAGCTGGTTAGTAATAAGATGGATATTATTCTGGTCGATGAATACCAAGACACTAATGAAATACAGCACCTGTTGCTTAAGTACATTGCAGGTACCCGTGCACGGGTAACCGTTGTAGGCGACCCTGACCAAACCATTTACGAGTTTCGGGGCGCACGACCGGAGTTTATTCTTAACCGTTTCTCTGAAGAGTTCGAAAGCCCGAAAGAGCTAACACTGTCATATACCTTCCGTTATGGCCACAAGGTCGCGTTGCTGGCCAATCACCTGATAAGCTTCAATAAAGGGCGCAAAGACGTCATTTGCCATTCTCACCCAAGCACCCCGGCAACCGGAATAACCAGGCACAGCTCTCAGGACGATGCAGGATTCATCGCAGACTTTGCAAAGCAATTTAACAACGAGGGCGGCAACCTTAATGATATAGCCGTGCTGTTCAGGGTCTGGAGCCAGAGTGTGCAGATTGAGCTACAGCTGCTTGAACAACAGATCCCCTATAAGATTGACCGGGCCAGAGGCGCGCTGTTTACCCGGGAAGTACAAACGATTAGCGCTATTCTGGAACTTGCTGCGGGTCGTTTCTCGACTATGCCAGCACCTGCGCGGCAGCAACGGTTTGAACAGATTTTACGCTTTCCGCATGTTGGCTTAAAAGAGTTTCAACTACGGCAACTATGCCAGGCCCTGGCACAGCAACCCACAGGTTGGGGAACGCTGCTGGAACAAATGAACCTGCCAGACCTCAAAAAGATTCAATCCATCAAGCTTGACCGAACAGCCAAAATATTTAGAAGGCTGGAAGGCAAGTCCGGCTCAGCGGCAAACATTATTCGTTTTTATGTTCAGGAGTCTGACCTGTACGAAGGTATTCGCAGTCTGGCGATGACCCATGAGTCAGCAGAAGAACGAATAGGCACCGTTAAGGGCGTCATCCGTTATTTACATTCGCTCAATCGACCGCCAGAAGAGACCCTGGTTCATCTGGACGAACTAAAAGCGCGGGCAGGAAAACAAAATACGGATGCAGGGCTATTACTCTCGACTATGCACCGAACCAAAGGCCTTGAGTGGTCCACTGTTATTATTCCAGGAATGATGGATAAGTTTTTGCCTTATACCCTCAGGGCCAGTAATGATATGCCCTCTCTTCTGGAAAGCGAGCGTCGACTGCTATACGTAGCGATAACCCGAACCATTCACCATCTGCATCTACTTGTGCCGCCAACCATGGAGCAAGGCGGCTCTGCCACCAGTGACTTGATGCCAAGCCGCTTCGTCAAAGAGATGCGTTTTGAACTGTGCGATGAGCTGGGAGAACAGTTGCAGCATGTAGAACAGCAAACCGAAAAAACACAACCACAGGAACAATCAGAAGAACACACTTCCAACATCACACTCAAGCATGCGCCCACCAAGGTCGCGAGACGGTACGCGGAACTCAAAAACGCCACGTTAAAGCAACAAAAAAAGCAGACCCCCAACAGCAGCGACGAGCCCCCTGCCTGGCATCATGACGCTGTACACCATGCAATATTTGGCGATGGAAGCGTTATCGGTGAAGATGACCGCTCATTCAAGGTGAAATTTGAAGACGGCAAAGAGATGGACTTTAGTAAGAAAAGCGCCCACCTTTATTTTAGTAGGCGCTAAGCAGTATCAAGCAAGGCCTTAATTGTTGGGTGCCGAATAAGTATAGACCTTCGTTTCAGGGTGAAATGCCACCCAGGCAAACCAAAAGGCGGTCAACGATGGCAAAACCTCTCCCTTTTGATTCGGTACCCGTGCGCTTCTTGCTTCTGCATTATAATGGATGGTCAAGGCCTGCCCGTTCACCTTATCACTCAATACACCACGGCCTTTTGCCAACTCAACAAACGGGTAGGCTTTAACATCCCCCTCTATTTCAATACCCACCACCACCTCTTTCGGGTGATAGCGTTTATCACTGTTTGACACAGGGAAATAGACCGACTTGCCTTGCTCATACCCGGGGTAAGGGGTTGCTGTGTAGTTCCGTTTAAACCCCGTTTTATCCGATAGCACCAAGGTGTCAGGATGGCGCGACTTCCAGTCTCCCCACGAAGTGTGCTCTATCGGGAGTCTCTCAAGTCGCTCACCTTTAGCGTGTCCACTGACGGCCTTTCCTTCAATTTGAGACCACAACGAGTCACTCTGA
Proteins encoded in this window:
- a CDS encoding CoA-acylating methylmalonate-semialdehyde dehydrogenase, which translates into the protein MHSTLPLYINGEFTPSKAERTIPVTNPATQLTLTNAPCATNQEVERAIGSAKAAFASWKETPSPERARLMLRYQQLLKEHHDELAEILSQETGKVFADAKGDVWRGIEVVEQACNISSLMMGETAENVARDIDTYSYIQPLGVCAGITPFNFPAMIPLWMFPLAIACGNTFVLKPSEQDPMTPMRLAELFDEAGFPKGLLQVVHGDKEQVDQIINHPDIKAISFVGSAHVGQHIYRTGTHNLKRVQCMTGAKNHMVVMPDANKQQVINHLVGASVGAAGQRCMAISVAVFVGESKAWIPEIKAAIANVKPGLWNDEDAGFGPVISPQAKSRILSLIEQGRKEGANCELDGSSFTLPEYPEGNWVGPTLFSGVTPDMTIYKEEIFGPVLLTMESESLENAVTLVNQNPYGNGTSIFTESGSAARYFQHNIEVGQVGINVPIPVPLPFFSFTGWKNSFYGDHHAYGKQGVRFYTETKTVTSRWFDEDALHGPNMTITLK
- a CDS encoding acyl-CoA dehydrogenase family protein, which gives rise to MDFNLSDEQKAYQQSARAFAEKELAPNAARWDEESIFPIDVIKRAGKTGFCSLYTPIELGGMGLGRLDSCLILEALAKGCTSTTAYFTIHNMATWMIASFGDERLRNEWCPKLVTGDLLASYCLTEPNAGSDAASLKTTARREGEHYVINGSKMFISGAGATDVLVLMARTGGEGAKGISSFVIPADLEGISYGRKESKMGWNSQPTRAITLQDVKVPAENLLGREGEGFKIAMKGLDGGRINIATCSLGTAQAALEQAQRYLHERQQFGRPLADFQALQFKLADMATELVAARQMVHLAAWKLDQCDPEAGVYSAMAKRFATDVGFKVCNEALQIHGGYGYIREYPLERHVRDSRVHQILEGTNEIMRVIIARRLLMEGATDVIK
- a CDS encoding enoyl-CoA hydratase — protein: MTPETSKLRLEIIDHTAVITINNPPANTWDGESLTALKTLILNLNDDSTIYSLIITGQGEKFFSAGADLNLFADGDKGNAKHMAEVFGEAFETLSQFRGVSIAAINGFAMGGGLECALACDIRIAETQAKMALPEATVGLLPCAGGTQNLPWLVGEGWAKRMILCGERVNAEKALAIGLVEDVVETGYAFEAALKLAQSVAKQSPSSVAACKKLVQAARSNPMQQALPEERSLFVGLFDTEDQREGVNAFLEKRPPAWKNK
- a CDS encoding enoyl-CoA hydratase/isomerase family protein produces the protein MNQSSPVIFEEQDALNGYAIGVATLNAEKSLNALSLDMIDLLTNQLMEWSIDDKLACVVLRGAGDKAFCAGGDIIRLYESMQQNPNGPNPYAENFFTREYHLDYLIHTYPKPVICLGQGIVMGGGLGLFAGASHRVVTEHSRIAMPEITIGLFPDVGGTWFLNKMPDNCGLYLGLTGSSINATDALYLKLATHFISSDSRSSLLRQLKSADWSNSQQSNNSIVDNILNTLSDNTEAIRPPAQVEAHLEIIKQVTSHSSLAEIVSAITTLETDDKWLIKGISALKNGCPTTARIVYHQITEGHALSLKEVFQSELTTAIQCTRHPDFAEGIRALLVDKDNSPQWFFSDVASVTDEWLNEHLTSPWQDNQHPLKNL
- the mmsB gene encoding 3-hydroxyisobutyrate dehydrogenase; this encodes MKTIGFIGLGHMGGPMALNLVKAGYNLKVFDLVPAALKALVDAGATATPSAMDAANDVDVLITMLPSSPHVKQLYIGDGALLQNISGRPLIIDCSTIAPDVAKEVAAAAQRRGLEMLDAPVSGGVAGAEAGTLTFIVGGSAEALNHGKPLFDVMGKNTFHAGDHGAGQVAKICNNMLLAIQMIGTAEALQLGVNNGLDPSVLSGIMNKSSGNNWPLEVYNPYPGVMENVPASRDYEGGFLVDLMNKDLGLATEAMLSSKSSTPMGSLAKSLYALHSSQGNGALDFSSIQKLYKP
- a CDS encoding DUF2914 domain-containing protein, which gives rise to MSKKLVIRINNLQDNENDDTYEVNEETIIRWDRVVAVSVLALALMAVVIWGGWQLFSKTSSTKVDTDSFTDSGAVINSDLDSQALVLEAAPENEQETIDASGKAVEGNTVAASSKGAESVESSESSESVRSTKSEAAHNTALEDISKAAESKKSDVTPVGAGTAQIKRKTSAEKAVLVDQGSRLAKPEQGAAINSPDPVTIESSRIVKAQLTHRVKNSEPVDKLGSVIPMNEDKLIRVYLFTGMEGLKGETLYHDWYLSGKKMARVKIKVKNDKTSASSSKFIDRHMTGDWRVKVTTSRGDELVSASFNVVN
- a CDS encoding ankyrin repeat domain-containing protein is translated as MKNRITTAIVITALLSFSLTGCGMLSGGQDADNQSDAASADASVTSQSQPATANEPTALMLSAAEGDLSELKDLVEQGANVNTLTPEGTALSYAIEKNQQIPALYLMSVGADPNKGFTDGDASLLMVAADRADNRLVKALLAAGADVNYADAQGETAIAYASYKGHLTTVKALLKAGADVNVTPEGKSLLMHIVKNNDLLLAQVVIAAGADVNYADEHGNTALKIAQEKGLADLEMLLIQSGATS
- a CDS encoding ATP-dependent helicase, translating into MQLTNEQEAIIQTGFEHCVITAVAGSGKTTTLAHRIKHLLNEGHDPQRLLILMFNRSAREDFAKKLSRVIDSPQVSLPEIRTYHSMGYRLYRRFISEGYLSPIQPDVLQEHEIHYQVWRLITQLAPQSLQDEIKRSKKEHVETASNYIDLVKSTLSSAEVVFEELEIADKYRYLIELFDRFEQWRKQERRISYADMLYEPVMAIHQNPALQKLVSNKMDIILVDEYQDTNEIQHLLLKYIAGTRARVTVVGDPDQTIYEFRGARPEFILNRFSEEFESPKELTLSYTFRYGHKVALLANHLISFNKGRKDVICHSHPSTPATGITRHSSQDDAGFIADFAKQFNNEGGNLNDIAVLFRVWSQSVQIELQLLEQQIPYKIDRARGALFTREVQTISAILELAAGRFSTMPAPARQQRFEQILRFPHVGLKEFQLRQLCQALAQQPTGWGTLLEQMNLPDLKKIQSIKLDRTAKIFRRLEGKSGSAANIIRFYVQESDLYEGIRSLAMTHESAEERIGTVKGVIRYLHSLNRPPEETLVHLDELKARAGKQNTDAGLLLSTMHRTKGLEWSTVIIPGMMDKFLPYTLRASNDMPSLLESERRLLYVAITRTIHHLHLLVPPTMEQGGSATSDLMPSRFVKEMRFELCDELGEQLQHVEQQTEKTQPQEQSEEHTSNITLKHAPTKVARRYAELKNATLKQQKKQTPNSSDEPPAWHHDAVHHAIFGDGSVIGEDDRSFKVKFEDGKEMDFSKKSAHLYFSRR
- a CDS encoding DUF3179 domain-containing (seleno)protein; its protein translation is MKAKCKPAGLELDDAIAVQPPKSRSNNGYCYGTEGEPVHNSDLLMYDRQSDSLWSQIEGKAVSGHAKGERLERLPIEHTSWGDWKSRHPDTLVLSDKTGFKRNYTATPYPGYEQGKSVYFPVSNSDKRYHPKEVVVGIEIEGDVKAYPFVELAKGRGVLSDKVNGQALTIHYNAEARSARVPNQKGEVLPSLTAFWFAWVAFHPETKVYTYSAPNN